Genomic segment of Vicinamibacterales bacterium:
CGCCGCGGTGCAGACCAACGGCGTGGACGATCCGGTCAAGCAGCGCGCCGACACCCGGATCCGCCTGGCCAACAACGTGCGCTACTTCCCGTCGCGCATCGACGGCATCCGCAGCCCGTTCCTCAAGCTGTGGGACATCTCGCTCGTCAAGCAGGTGCCGATCGGCGGCCGCGTGCGGGCGCAGTTCAACCTCGAGTTCCTCAACGCGTTCAACACCGTGGTGTTCAACGACGCGAACACCGATCCGACCAACGCGGACTTCGGCAAGGTGACGAGCCAGAACAACCTGCCGCGCGACATCCAGCTCGCGGCGAAGATCGTTTGGTAGGGGGTCCCTTGCAGCACTCGGGAACCGAGGTCGCGAACGCCCCGTTGCTTCGCGACCTCCCCGAGCCGCCGCGCAACATCTGGCGCATCGTCGGGCCCGGGGTGATCGCCGCCGGCGTCGGCGTCTCCTCGGGCGAGTTCATCCTCTGGCCGTACATCGCCTCGCAGGCCGGACTCGTCTTCCTGTGGGCGGCGGTGCTCGGGATTCTGACCCAGCTCTTCCTCAACATGGAGATCGAGCGCTACACCCTGGCGACGGGAGAGACCGCGCTCATCGGCTTCAACCGGTTCTGGAAGCACTGGGGCCTGGTGTTCGCGCTGATGGTCTACTTCGCGAACCTCTGGCCCGGCTGGGCGCTCAGCTCGGCGACGCTCGCCACCTTTCTGTTCGGCGGCAACCCGGCCTACATCGCCGTCGGCGTGCTGCTGGTGATCGGCGTCGGCCTGACGCTGGCGCCGGTGGTCTACCTCGCGCTGGAGCGGCTGAACTTCCTGAAGGTCGCGATGGTGCTGACGCTGATCGCGCTGGCGCTCGTCTTCGCGGTGACCGCCGACACCTGGCGCGCGCTGCCGGCCGGGCTGGCGAGCGTCGGCACGATCCCGTCCGAGCTGGGCTTCGCGCTGCTCCTCGGATCCGTGGCGTTTGCCGGCGCCGGCGGCGGACAGAATCTCTGCCAGAGCAACTGGATCCGCGACAAGGGCTTCGGCATGGGGCAATACGTGCCGCGGCTCGTCAGCCCGCTCACCGGCGAGGAACAGGTGAGTGCCGCCGCCGTCGTCTCGTACCGCTTCGAGCCCACGGCCGCCAACATGGCGCGCTGGTCGCGCTGGTGGCGCTTCGCCAACATCGAACAGGCGGCGACCTTCGCGCTGGTCAGCATCCTGACGATCACGCTGACGTCGATGCTCGCGCACTCGATGCTGTTCGGCGAGAAGGGGCTGCCGACCACCGTCATGTTCCTGCAGATCGAAGGACGGCGGCTGCAGGAGGTCGTCGGGCCGTGGTTCGGCCTCCTGTTCTGGGCGACCGGCGCGTTCTCGCTGTTCACGTCCGCGATGGGGATCACCGACTACACCAGCCGGCTCGCGGCGGACGTGCTCAAGTCCACCTACCTGCGCACGTCCACGGTCAGCGAGAGCCAGATCTATTTCTGGCTGGTGTGGGGGCTGGTGGCGATCGGCTGCGTCATCCTGCTGAGCGGCCTCGCGCAGCCGCTCGTCCTGCTCGTCATCTCGGCCTGCGTCGGCGGGACGATGATGTTCCTCTATTCCGGCCTGCTGATCCTGCTGAACCGCCGGCACCTGCCGGCGCCGATCCGGATCCGCGGCGTCCGCATCGCCGTGCTCGTGTGGTCGATCGCGTTCTTCGGGGTGCTCGCGGGGCTGACCGTGTGGCAGCAGGTACAGCGATTTCTGT
This window contains:
- a CDS encoding Nramp family divalent metal transporter; this translates as MLRDLPEPPRNIWRIVGPGVIAAGVGVSSGEFILWPYIASQAGLVFLWAAVLGILTQLFLNMEIERYTLATGETALIGFNRFWKHWGLVFALMVYFANLWPGWALSSATLATFLFGGNPAYIAVGVLLVIGVGLTLAPVVYLALERLNFLKVAMVLTLIALALVFAVTADTWRALPAGLASVGTIPSELGFALLLGSVAFAGAGGGQNLCQSNWIRDKGFGMGQYVPRLVSPLTGEEQVSAAAVVSYRFEPTAANMARWSRWWRFANIEQAATFALVSILTITLTSMLAHSMLFGEKGLPTTVMFLQIEGRRLQEVVGPWFGLLFWATGAFSLFTSAMGITDYTSRLAADVLKSTYLRTSTVSESQIYFWLVWGLVAIGCVILLSGLAQPLVLLVISACVGGTMMFLYSGLLILLNRRHLPAPIRIRGVRIAVLVWSIAFFGVLAGLTVWQQVQRFL